One window from the genome of Cydia fagiglandana chromosome 21, ilCydFagi1.1, whole genome shotgun sequence encodes:
- the LOC134675307 gene encoding ornithine transcarbamylase, mitochondrial-like, which translates to MKIFRHFAKFYPVVFQMKKLTTGQCFPMSKPNHLICFKQWTAEMVMNIISSAINLKYCYKETQCKRMNVLQDCKIMVLQEVNEPVLNMAVSKAATLLGAYDCSIIDHVIWNQDYNGSIFSYMADAIFVATSTHHCIQRFANQATVPVMCMRSRTHASIQALSTIMAIIEEFGEMRCLNLGFIGPPHPVLNSYLLLCPMLGANIKFCCCCPKCPVTPLLYKASKDLKDTTHTEVTKCKEKTEVLQKTDVVIAGPTTEKKEKIQYFTFSLKDIQSGCNPHWIFFHTCPRGAEVTDDLFYHGNTRTFKCFENMQFIAAALMANGVKGYLF; encoded by the exons AATGTCAAAACCTAACCATCTAATATGCTTCAAGCAGTGGACGGCCGAAATGGTGATGAACATTATAAGCAGTGCTATTAACCTGAAGTACTGCTATAAAGAAACTCAGTGCAAGCGAATG AATGTTCTCCAAGACTGCAAGATCATGGTGCTGCAGGAGGTAAATGAGCCAGTTCTGAACATGGCGGTCTCGAAGGCCGCGACTTTGCTCGGCGCGTACGATTGCAGCATTATTGACCACGTTATTTGGAACCAGGACTACAATGGCAg tattttctcATACATGGCGGACGCGATATTCGTGGCAACTTCCACCCACCACTGCATCCAGCGCTTTGCAAACCAAGCCACCGTGCCGGTGATGTGCATGAGATCCAGAACGCACGCCAGCATCCAAGCGCTCTCCACTATCATGGCTATTATT GAAGAATTTGGCGAGATGAGATGTCTAAACCTTGGATTCATAGGACCTCCGCACCCGGTCTTAAACTCGTATCTTCTGCTCTGTCCCATGCTTGGAGCCAATATCAAGTTTTGCTGCTGTTGTCCA AAGTGTCCAGTAACCCCACTGCTCTACAAAGCGAGTAAAGACCTCAAAGACACGACCCACACTGAAGTAACGAAGTGTAAAGAGAAAACAGAAGTGTTGCAGAAGACCGATGTTGTTATCGCCGGCCCTACTACCGAGAAAAAGGAGAAGATTCAATATTTTACCTTTAGTTTAAAA GATATTCAAAGTGGTTGTAACCCGCACTGGATCTTCTTTCACACTTGCCCGAGAGGAGCCGAGGTGACGGATGACCTCTTCTACCACGGAAACACACGGACGTTTAAATGTTTTGAGAACATGCAGTTCATTGCAGCCGCTCTCATGGCTAATGGTGTCAAAGGGTATCTATTTTAG
- the LOC134675308 gene encoding small ribosomal subunit protein mS25, translating to MPFMKGRAPIRRTLNYLNAGKLVLKDKIKIFSVAYNIAGQNNAGAKDFVFWYLPQIQYKNPNVQVATLKNLTPSPFIKCYFEDGRQVLIDIDNKSKEDVLEHLMNTVGKSKEVLEAEAVAAEKKDNPANFGVGCERACMCENYGQVPCSGVVTLPKFMRGKYKNPAN from the coding sequence ATGCCGTTCATGAAAGGGAGAGCGCCGATTCGTCGCACATTAAACTATCTAAACGCCGGAAAACTCGTTTTGAAAGACAAAATCAAGATATTTTCCGTCGCATACAACATTGCGGGGCAGAATAACGCTGGTGCAAAGGATTTCGTGTTCTGGTACTTACCTCAGATACAGTACAAGAATCCTAACGTGCAGGTCGCGACCTTGAAGAATCTAACGCCTTCACCATTCATTAAGTGTTACTTCGAAGATGGTCGGCAAGTTTTGATAGATATAGATAATAAGTCAAAGGAAGATGTTTTAGAGCATTTAATGAATACTGTGGGGAAGAGTAAGGAGGTGTTGGAAGCGGAGGCGGTGGCTGCGGAGAAGAAGGATAACCCGGCGAACTTTGGTGTGGGTTGTGAGCGCGCTTGTATGTGTGAGAACTACGGACAAGTCCCCTGCTCCGGTGTAGTGACATTGCCTAAATTTATGAGAGGGAAATACAAGAATCCGGCCAATTAG